Proteins co-encoded in one Pyxidicoccus xibeiensis genomic window:
- a CDS encoding ATP-binding protein — protein sequence MSEKVSLYNPRDTPPEQLEAMLTGRELLVKEILDSLREQADASTRQHWLLRGPRGIGKTHLTGIIHHRVSTDPELSKVYLPLWLGEADVYEVYSPATLLMRIAERLVEAVPGAKLGEELLTLEGSGDEDALFEDMAARLTEEAARQKRILLVLMENLDALFESFAPKQRTAQTRQLRSLLLDNPSVLFISTTPTRYLQELSNPKAPLFAQLKERRLSQLKVEEVGALFSKLAQLTGRKEMLGSGPDAVLKQRIIHQLTGGLPRSVVMAFEILRDKEGIQTLVEDLRAFLDAQTAYFEARLSRLAARERAIVTTLALADSNLTLKEVADKSRLPEKSLSTLMARLVQEGHVEAVEGSGGKGTLYGLSEGLFRIWYQYRKGRFLLEPLVRFLAYWYEPGELGNVFETMRQRLDHEGPRAGRAARLAFLQVQAAFNLATSEQGRLERQRIWDECRQAMERDTSQVSPRLLDQGLEQALSEAINLMFSGQGDEGREAMERALAAHEPLSMHTALESARFLVLRAVALSKESGFDKPEVFQWITTRFESSQYDIVRAMAAYACFWGVECLRTLGRHEEALARADAILALPEVKNPKLRSLFPGTAITRMVILGELGRNEEVVDASRALLRVSRDQTLLQYDAATHQSLFFLSKALAALSRHEELEQVLEELASRDASRLPVEFKKMSSSAAVELFLIKIINGKIGSSEFIDELARHLDEQGDVFASMPADVLGELIAMVGVAVGADKASAASSSVRSLVVGLLGQDVGRAVSVFLKKPKPFFLLLPVDDVRAWLEQMLDSEVAAEQKAQLQLYLRLAKLLEVAKTRGPKASDRLDQELGRIPSEIRELYKSLVSMLRESA from the coding sequence ATGAGCGAGAAGGTCTCCCTCTACAACCCGAGAGACACCCCGCCCGAGCAGCTCGAGGCCATGCTGACGGGGCGTGAGTTGCTGGTGAAGGAAATCCTCGACAGTCTCCGCGAGCAGGCGGACGCCTCGACGCGGCAGCATTGGCTGCTCCGCGGTCCGCGAGGAATCGGCAAGACGCACCTGACGGGCATCATCCACCATCGCGTCAGCACGGACCCCGAGCTGTCGAAGGTCTACCTCCCCTTGTGGCTGGGGGAGGCGGACGTCTACGAGGTCTACTCGCCCGCGACGCTCCTGATGCGCATCGCGGAGCGCCTGGTGGAAGCGGTACCTGGCGCGAAGCTCGGGGAGGAGCTCCTCACGCTGGAGGGCTCCGGTGACGAGGATGCACTCTTCGAGGACATGGCGGCGCGCCTGACGGAGGAGGCAGCGCGGCAGAAGCGCATCCTGCTCGTGTTGATGGAGAACCTCGACGCGCTCTTCGAGAGCTTCGCGCCCAAGCAGCGCACGGCCCAGACGCGGCAGCTGCGCTCGCTGCTGCTCGACAATCCGAGCGTCCTCTTCATCAGCACCACGCCCACCCGCTACCTCCAGGAGCTGAGCAATCCCAAGGCGCCGCTCTTCGCACAGCTCAAGGAGCGCAGGCTGAGCCAGCTCAAGGTGGAGGAGGTCGGTGCACTCTTCTCCAAGCTCGCGCAGCTGACGGGACGGAAGGAGATGCTCGGGTCGGGGCCGGATGCCGTGCTGAAGCAGCGCATCATCCACCAGCTGACGGGGGGACTGCCGCGCTCCGTGGTCATGGCCTTCGAAATCCTCCGGGACAAGGAGGGCATCCAGACGCTGGTCGAGGACCTGCGTGCCTTCCTGGATGCGCAGACGGCGTACTTCGAGGCCCGTCTGTCACGGCTTGCCGCGCGCGAGCGCGCCATCGTCACGACGCTGGCGCTGGCGGACTCGAACCTCACCCTGAAGGAGGTTGCGGACAAGAGCCGGCTGCCGGAGAAGTCCCTGTCCACGCTGATGGCCAGGCTGGTGCAGGAGGGGCATGTCGAGGCAGTGGAAGGCTCGGGCGGGAAGGGAACGCTCTATGGCCTCAGCGAGGGGCTGTTTCGTATCTGGTACCAGTACCGCAAGGGGCGGTTCCTGCTGGAGCCTCTCGTGCGGTTCCTGGCCTACTGGTACGAGCCCGGGGAACTGGGGAACGTGTTCGAGACCATGCGGCAGCGTCTCGACCACGAGGGTCCCAGGGCTGGGCGCGCCGCACGCCTCGCATTCCTGCAGGTGCAGGCGGCCTTCAACCTGGCGACCTCGGAGCAGGGGCGGCTCGAACGGCAACGCATCTGGGATGAATGCCGGCAGGCAATGGAGCGAGACACTTCGCAGGTGTCGCCTCGGCTTCTGGATCAGGGGCTGGAGCAGGCCCTCTCCGAGGCCATCAATCTGATGTTCTCCGGCCAGGGGGACGAGGGACGTGAGGCAATGGAGCGCGCACTCGCAGCTCATGAGCCTCTCTCTATGCACACCGCGCTCGAGTCTGCCCGTTTTCTCGTGCTTCGCGCTGTTGCCCTCTCGAAGGAGAGTGGGTTTGACAAGCCGGAAGTCTTCCAGTGGATTACGACTCGTTTTGAGAGCAGCCAGTATGACATTGTTCGTGCCATGGCGGCCTACGCCTGCTTCTGGGGGGTCGAGTGCTTGCGGACTCTTGGCAGGCATGAAGAGGCGTTGGCTCGGGCAGATGCCATCCTGGCTCTTCCAGAAGTAAAGAATCCCAAGTTGAGGTCACTCTTTCCTGGAACTGCCATCACACGAATGGTGATCCTCGGAGAGCTTGGCCGCAATGAGGAGGTGGTTGATGCCAGCAGGGCGCTTCTACGAGTGAGCCGCGACCAGACATTGCTTCAGTATGATGCGGCGACTCATCAGTCATTGTTTTTTCTATCGAAGGCACTCGCGGCACTGAGTCGACATGAAGAATTGGAGCAGGTTCTCGAGGAGCTGGCCTCCAGGGATGCGAGCAGGTTGCCAGTTGAGTTCAAGAAGATGTCGTCCAGTGCTGCTGTCGAGCTCTTTCTTATTAAGATCATCAACGGCAAGATCGGTTCAAGTGAATTTATAGACGAGCTGGCCAGGCATCTTGATGAACAGGGTGATGTTTTTGCGTCGATGCCGGCCGATGTACTTGGCGAGCTGATTGCGATGGTCGGAGTGGCGGTAGGTGCCGACAAGGCGAGTGCCGCTTCCAGTTCGGTACGGAGTCTGGTTGTTGGCTTGTTGGGACAGGATGTCGGCAGAGCCGTGTCGGTGTTTCTCAAAAAGCCGAAGCCGTTCTTCTTGCTCTTGCCCGTGGACGACGTCAGGGCATGGCTAGAGCAGATGCTGGACTCCGAAGTCGCTGCGGAACAGAAGGCGCAACTGCAGCTGTATCTGCGACTGGCAAAGCTCCTTGAGGTTGCAAAGACGAGGGGGCCCAAGGCGAGCGACCGCCTTGACCAGGAACTCGGTCGAATCCCCTCTGAGATCCGGGAACTCTACAAGTCGCTCGTTTCAATGCTGCGCGAGTCAGCCTGA
- a CDS encoding ATP-binding protein translates to MRPRNESLRTGTLLAFFERENPRRNASVLFLVEGAADIAPMRDIESACSGLIEGDDCFQWHIVANQLELESVDSRLDAAGLTRFEVAELHGLSQAELRTLLAPAIAQLRKAERVRFPSATRAEGSVARGIDFLDREDELMTLQRLIEEGRNVLLVAPRRSGKTSLLCRLEELLIPRFRPLRLDVEKYRNVDAFAAELEARASGRRFIEALKQVRNQGWREVLTAALQELSRGSVPLVLILDELAWYLEHLGAEDGRALLEALDWALRKAGARLVVAGSLDLERFAREQLHLQLPGMFGALHRFPLPPLARPRLALNLRRVLLGTGLVLEQGDLEWMADNVDLAMPYPALRFLSHLASAARAGALSPAALERELVDYLASTDAFAELDEQLKQAAQRDPRTAEGFELALDRLASSSRPLDVSDMKALLHADPTKQAEHFNWLVEYFPLSVQGERVELASRLFQRYWRARGDMHP, encoded by the coding sequence ATGCGACCTCGCAATGAATCGCTCAGGACCGGCACGCTGCTGGCGTTCTTCGAGCGGGAGAACCCACGGCGCAACGCCAGCGTCCTCTTCCTCGTGGAGGGAGCCGCGGATATCGCGCCCATGCGCGACATCGAGAGCGCTTGTTCCGGACTGATTGAAGGCGATGACTGCTTCCAGTGGCACATCGTGGCGAATCAGCTCGAGCTGGAGTCGGTGGACTCCCGCCTCGATGCGGCCGGACTGACGCGCTTCGAGGTCGCCGAGCTGCACGGCTTGTCGCAGGCGGAGCTACGGACCCTGCTCGCGCCAGCCATCGCCCAACTGCGGAAGGCGGAGCGGGTGCGCTTCCCCAGCGCGACCCGAGCGGAAGGCAGCGTGGCCAGGGGAATCGACTTCCTGGATCGGGAAGACGAGCTGATGACGCTGCAGCGGCTCATCGAAGAGGGACGGAACGTCCTGCTCGTCGCGCCGCGAAGATCCGGCAAGACGTCGCTCCTGTGCCGGCTCGAGGAGTTGCTCATCCCGCGATTCCGCCCGCTGCGGCTCGATGTCGAGAAGTATCGCAACGTGGACGCGTTCGCCGCCGAGCTGGAGGCTCGGGCCTCGGGTCGACGCTTCATCGAAGCACTCAAGCAGGTCCGAAACCAGGGCTGGCGAGAGGTGCTGACAGCGGCCCTCCAGGAGTTGTCGCGCGGGTCCGTGCCGCTCGTTCTCATCCTGGATGAGCTGGCGTGGTACCTCGAACACCTCGGGGCCGAGGACGGTCGCGCGTTGCTGGAGGCGCTCGACTGGGCACTGCGGAAGGCCGGTGCACGGCTCGTGGTGGCAGGCTCGCTGGACCTGGAGAGGTTCGCGCGCGAGCAACTCCACCTCCAACTGCCCGGCATGTTCGGGGCGCTGCACCGCTTCCCTCTGCCTCCCCTCGCCAGGCCCCGGCTTGCCCTCAACCTGCGGCGGGTGCTGCTCGGAACCGGGTTGGTCCTCGAGCAAGGGGACTTGGAGTGGATGGCCGACAACGTGGACCTGGCGATGCCCTATCCCGCGCTGCGCTTCCTGTCCCACCTCGCTTCGGCCGCGCGAGCCGGGGCGCTCTCGCCAGCGGCGCTGGAGCGGGAACTGGTCGACTATCTCGCCAGCACGGATGCTTTCGCGGAACTGGACGAGCAGCTCAAGCAAGCCGCTCAGCGGGACCCGCGCACCGCGGAAGGCTTCGAGCTGGCGCTGGATCGGCTTGCGTCGTCCAGTCGGCCACTCGACGTCTCCGACATGAAGGCCCTTCTGCACGCTGACCCGACGAAGCAGGCCGAGCACTTCAACTGGCTGGTCGAGTACTTTCCCCTGAGCGTGCAAGGAGAGCGCGTGGAGCTGGCCTCGCGCCTCTTCCAGCGTTACTGGCGTGCTCGTGGAGACATGCACCCATGA
- a CDS encoding RelA/SpoT domain-containing protein: protein MFLAPVLEKVQGLVTHHFPWDGPKPAAWEAQLAHVRRWLTQETVIYRAVATALIARMDPILANLQQQLPPHEQGRLFYRLDDRHVLKTPDSILEKMARRWVDTRHPPPISFSNLDELSDLGRFRIVTNFLSDVELICGHLEAPYDATKREALSPPQQLLWREFSLQGNRFEDLISIEPRSRKSGERCRKAQFTPKAFAHRGCRVEVQILTVLQEAWDKKDHVLIYERRRAGLRVDERHEQLSYSLSEQLYLADYLFDQLKQASAPPEARDGVIP, encoded by the coding sequence ATGTTCCTGGCGCCGGTGTTGGAGAAGGTCCAGGGGTTGGTAACCCATCATTTTCCCTGGGATGGACCCAAGCCGGCGGCCTGGGAGGCACAGCTCGCACATGTGCGGCGATGGCTGACACAGGAGACGGTCATCTACCGAGCCGTCGCCACGGCGCTGATCGCCCGGATGGATCCCATCCTGGCGAACCTCCAGCAGCAGCTCCCGCCTCATGAGCAAGGGCGGCTCTTCTACAGGCTCGATGACCGGCACGTCCTCAAGACCCCGGACAGCATCCTGGAGAAGATGGCTCGGCGGTGGGTGGATACCCGCCACCCGCCGCCCATCAGCTTCAGCAACCTGGACGAGCTGAGTGACCTGGGCCGCTTCCGCATCGTCACCAACTTCTTGTCGGATGTAGAGCTGATCTGTGGGCACCTGGAAGCGCCATATGACGCCACGAAGCGGGAGGCGCTCTCGCCGCCGCAGCAGCTGTTGTGGCGCGAGTTCAGTCTTCAGGGCAATCGATTCGAGGATCTGATCTCCATCGAACCCAGGAGCCGCAAGAGCGGAGAGCGGTGTCGCAAGGCGCAGTTCACCCCGAAGGCGTTCGCCCATCGTGGCTGCCGGGTGGAGGTGCAGATCCTCACCGTGCTCCAGGAGGCATGGGACAAGAAGGACCACGTTCTCATCTACGAACGGAGGCGGGCAGGTCTTCGCGTAGACGAAAGACATGAGCAGCTCAGCTACAGCCTCAGCGAGCAGCTCTACCTGGCTGACTACCTCTTCGACCAGCTCAAGCAGGCGAGCGCCCCTCCTGAGGCTCGCGATGGCGTGATTCCGTGA
- a CDS encoding GNAT family N-acetyltransferase, producing the protein MSDASTLLAALPDVPELVWARGALLSGSGSVEWTDGRSALLYENLEACVVGRPPRARLLAYLERLPQGTEVVMGLEDARALGPLPGWREEVAVVHVQQGPPPAPPVIRGEVRILEADAPLDLRHLPVDFVSELTRARVSSPLAVAFTEGLAVAFSYSGSETETWWDVSIDTHEPFRRQGYAAATAHALIEHMRTRSKRAVWAALESNIASLELAARLGFTPVARVASISRAEDSR; encoded by the coding sequence ATGAGTGATGCCTCGACACTGCTGGCCGCACTTCCGGATGTGCCGGAGCTCGTCTGGGCACGCGGCGCGCTGCTGAGCGGGTCCGGAAGCGTCGAATGGACCGACGGCCGCTCTGCCCTGCTGTACGAAAACCTGGAGGCCTGCGTGGTGGGCCGGCCGCCACGAGCGCGGCTCCTCGCGTACCTGGAGCGACTCCCCCAGGGAACCGAGGTCGTGATGGGCCTCGAGGATGCGCGGGCGCTCGGACCGCTTCCCGGCTGGCGCGAGGAGGTCGCGGTGGTTCATGTCCAGCAGGGGCCTCCACCAGCGCCTCCGGTGATTCGCGGCGAGGTGAGAATCCTCGAAGCGGACGCACCGCTGGACCTGCGACACCTGCCGGTGGACTTCGTCAGTGAGCTCACCCGGGCCCGCGTGTCCTCACCGCTCGCGGTGGCCTTCACCGAGGGCCTTGCAGTCGCCTTCAGCTACTCCGGCAGCGAGACGGAGACGTGGTGGGACGTGTCCATCGACACGCACGAGCCCTTCAGGCGGCAGGGGTACGCGGCCGCCACGGCGCATGCCCTCATCGAGCACATGCGCACGAGGAGCAAGCGCGCCGTGTGGGCCGCACTCGAATCCAACATCGCCTCACTCGAGCTCGCGGCCCGGCTCGGCTTCACACCCGTGGCCCGCGTGGCGTCCATCTCGCGGGCGGAGGACTCGCGCTGA
- a CDS encoding dihydroxyacetone kinase family protein — protein sequence MKKLVNAPRAVVREMLEGLVALAPGQALLEEETVVVRADTPADLHQRKVAVISGGGSGHEPAHAGYVGEGMLSAAVAGDVFTSPSADAVLTAIRAVSGPAGALLVVKNYTGDRLNFGLAAELARAEGIPVEVVVVADDVALHDTVEPARRRGIAGTVLVHKVAGAVAASGASLAEVAREAAAAASELGTMGVALGPCTVPAAGRPGFTLGEDEIELGLGIHGEQGVRRVPLRSADALVDTLLTTILEDRSIGAGDRVALLVNGLGGTPPMELAIVARRALAVLRQGGVRVERAWSGTLLSALEMPGCSLSLLKVDDARLARLDLATTAPAWPGAGRVAPERTPRHLPDTPRAPLAEGEQLPGMERVRRAALAVADAFDAEEARLTTLDSAAGDGDLGLSLARGAAAVRALPESSWATPSRALTAIGNALRKAIGGSSGPFYATALLRAARRLAEVEGMPAASVWAGAFSAGVDAVSELGGARPGDRTMLDALRPAADTFARELEAGKPPADAWAAAVREGERGAEATTHMQPRLGRASYLGARAVGVPDAGAVAVVVWLKALAASLR from the coding sequence GTGAAGAAGCTCGTCAATGCGCCCAGGGCCGTGGTGAGGGAGATGCTGGAAGGGCTGGTCGCGCTCGCTCCGGGGCAGGCGCTGCTGGAGGAGGAGACGGTGGTGGTTCGCGCGGACACGCCGGCGGACCTCCACCAGCGGAAGGTGGCGGTCATCTCCGGAGGCGGCAGCGGGCACGAGCCGGCGCACGCGGGCTACGTGGGCGAGGGCATGCTGAGCGCGGCGGTGGCGGGGGACGTGTTCACCTCGCCCAGCGCGGACGCGGTGCTGACCGCCATCCGCGCGGTGTCGGGCCCGGCGGGGGCGCTCCTGGTGGTGAAGAACTACACGGGAGACCGGCTGAACTTCGGGCTCGCCGCGGAGCTGGCGCGCGCGGAGGGCATTCCGGTGGAGGTCGTGGTGGTGGCCGACGACGTGGCCCTGCACGACACGGTGGAGCCCGCGCGGCGCCGGGGCATCGCTGGGACGGTGCTGGTGCACAAGGTTGCGGGAGCCGTGGCGGCGTCGGGGGCCTCGCTGGCGGAGGTGGCGCGCGAGGCGGCGGCGGCCGCGTCGGAGCTGGGCACCATGGGCGTGGCGCTCGGCCCCTGCACGGTGCCGGCGGCGGGCCGTCCGGGCTTCACGCTGGGCGAGGATGAAATCGAGCTGGGGCTGGGCATCCACGGAGAGCAGGGCGTGCGGCGCGTGCCGCTGCGGAGCGCGGATGCGCTGGTGGACACGCTGCTGACCACCATCCTGGAGGACCGGAGCATCGGCGCGGGGGACCGGGTGGCGCTGCTGGTCAACGGCCTGGGTGGCACTCCGCCGATGGAGCTGGCGATTGTCGCGCGCCGGGCGCTCGCGGTGCTGCGCCAGGGCGGCGTGCGGGTGGAGCGGGCCTGGAGTGGGACGCTGCTGTCGGCGCTGGAGATGCCGGGCTGCTCGCTCTCGCTGCTGAAGGTGGATGACGCGCGGCTGGCGAGGCTCGACCTGGCGACCACTGCGCCGGCCTGGCCTGGGGCGGGGCGGGTGGCGCCGGAGCGGACGCCGCGGCACCTGCCGGACACGCCGCGGGCGCCGCTGGCCGAAGGGGAGCAGCTGCCCGGAATGGAGCGTGTCCGCCGGGCGGCCCTCGCGGTGGCGGACGCCTTCGACGCGGAGGAGGCGCGGCTGACGACGCTGGACAGCGCGGCGGGGGATGGGGACCTGGGACTCAGCCTCGCGCGAGGCGCCGCCGCGGTTCGCGCGCTGCCCGAGTCGTCGTGGGCGACGCCCTCGCGGGCGCTGACCGCGATTGGCAATGCGTTGCGCAAGGCGATTGGCGGCAGCTCGGGTCCGTTCTACGCGACGGCGCTGCTGCGCGCGGCCCGGCGGCTGGCGGAGGTGGAGGGGATGCCGGCCGCGTCCGTGTGGGCGGGGGCCTTCAGCGCGGGTGTCGATGCGGTATCGGAGCTCGGGGGCGCGCGTCCTGGAGACCGGACCATGCTCGATGCGCTGAGGCCGGCGGCGGACACGTTTGCTCGCGAGTTGGAGGCCGGGAAGCCCCCCGCGGACGCCTGGGCCGCCGCCGTCCGTGAGGGTGAGCGGGGCGCCGAGGCCACCACGCACATGCAGCCGCGCCTGGGGCGGGCCAGCTACCTGGGCGCGCGCGCCGTCGGTGTGCCCGACGCCGGTGCCGTGGCGGTGGTGGTGTGGCTGAAGGCGCTGGCCGCCAGCCTCCGGTGA
- a CDS encoding cyclic nucleotide-binding domain-containing protein has translation MSLLERLRSLFSDTSAPSRPAAGDATGPQPGPATGATTTGATAAGAEATGAEGSEPPPPVVTRFLQAGEVVVREGDPGTSMFVVLEGRVAVARESKDGGQVEVGQLGSGEFFGELALLTGAPRTASVVAVEDAVVLELSQAGGREAWTGYGVEGEKLERAARERLLADALRSNPLLSSLSPELREELGAAFVPCTVKAGETLLTRGKPGDALYVLLRGECEVFHTHEDGRQSTLTTLGEGALFGEISLLRSRLATATVRTTTPCTLLKLEREVFEKSFLSQPNLRGALVRLGLERLKKTIQVMAEPSPPGKDGKDS, from the coding sequence ATGTCCCTGCTGGAGCGCCTGCGGTCCCTGTTCTCCGACACCTCGGCCCCGTCGCGCCCCGCCGCCGGTGACGCGACAGGGCCCCAGCCCGGCCCGGCCACCGGAGCCACGACCACCGGAGCCACGGCCGCCGGAGCCGAGGCCACCGGAGCCGAGGGCTCGGAGCCCCCACCGCCCGTCGTCACCCGCTTCCTCCAGGCGGGCGAGGTCGTCGTGCGCGAGGGCGACCCGGGCACCTCCATGTTCGTCGTCCTGGAGGGGCGCGTGGCCGTGGCCCGCGAGTCCAAGGACGGTGGCCAGGTGGAGGTGGGGCAGCTGGGCTCGGGCGAGTTCTTCGGCGAGCTGGCGCTGCTCACCGGCGCGCCGCGCACCGCGAGCGTGGTGGCGGTGGAGGACGCCGTCGTCCTCGAGCTGTCCCAGGCCGGCGGGCGCGAGGCGTGGACGGGCTACGGCGTGGAGGGCGAGAAGCTGGAGCGCGCGGCCCGGGAGCGGCTGCTCGCGGACGCCCTGCGCAGCAACCCGCTGCTGTCCTCGCTGTCCCCGGAGCTGCGCGAGGAGCTGGGCGCCGCCTTCGTCCCCTGCACCGTGAAGGCGGGCGAGACGCTGCTCACGCGGGGCAAGCCGGGTGACGCCCTGTACGTGCTGCTGCGCGGAGAGTGCGAGGTGTTCCACACGCACGAGGACGGCCGCCAGTCCACCCTGACCACCCTGGGCGAGGGCGCCCTGTTCGGCGAAATCTCCCTGCTGCGCAGCCGGCTGGCCACCGCCACCGTGCGCACCACCACCCCCTGCACCCTGCTGAAGCTGGAGCGCGAGGTCTTCGAGAAGTCCTTCCTCAGCCAGCCCAACCTCCGCGGCGCGCTGGTGCGCCTGGGCCTGGAGCGGCTGAAGAAGACCATCCAGGTGATGGCCGAGCCCTCCCCGCCCGGCAAGGACGGCAAGGACTCCTGA
- a CDS encoding CBS domain-containing protein produces the protein MAEQQEARSELVAKAVTVFPNDTVVRALTLMKRYGLSRLPVVDDTHGELLGSVTSDDLRKVWEHSPLACMSEILSLKSLQGGNGGDDDEGSSWRPRVTLISPLISVYQTSKRWVQ, from the coding sequence ATGGCGGAGCAGCAGGAAGCACGCAGCGAGCTGGTGGCGAAGGCGGTAACGGTGTTCCCGAATGACACGGTGGTGCGGGCGCTCACGCTGATGAAGCGCTACGGGCTGAGCCGGCTGCCGGTGGTGGACGACACGCACGGGGAGCTGCTCGGCAGCGTGACGTCCGACGACCTGCGCAAGGTGTGGGAGCACTCCCCGCTGGCCTGTATGTCGGAAATTCTTTCCCTGAAATCGTTGCAGGGCGGTAACGGCGGGGACGACGACGAGGGCTCCAGCTGGCGGCCCCGGGTGACGCTCATCTCCCCGCTCATCAGCGTGTACCAGACCAGCAAGCGCTGGGTGCAGTAG
- a CDS encoding winged helix-turn-helix transcriptional regulator, protein MSLRMRKSPASPLPPPCALTECMSLIAGAWTPNVIWHLGGGPRRFGELRADLPRISARVLSARLKALEARGVVHRRAAPTSPPSVEYSLTEVGRELVPALHAIVEVGARLKRLR, encoded by the coding sequence ATGTCGCTGCGGATGCGCAAGAGTCCTGCTTCCCCGCTGCCCCCGCCCTGTGCGCTGACCGAGTGCATGTCGCTCATCGCCGGAGCGTGGACGCCCAACGTCATCTGGCACCTGGGCGGCGGCCCCCGGCGCTTCGGCGAGCTGCGGGCGGACCTGCCGCGCATCTCCGCCCGGGTGCTCAGCGCCCGCCTGAAGGCGCTGGAGGCGCGGGGGGTCGTCCACCGCCGCGCCGCGCCGACCTCGCCCCCCTCCGTGGAGTACTCCCTGACGGAAGTGGGCCGGGAGCTCGTCCCGGCCCTCCACGCCATCGTCGAGGTCGGCGCCAGGCTCAAGCGCCTCCGGTGA